One stretch of Eupeodes corollae chromosome 2, idEupCoro1.1, whole genome shotgun sequence DNA includes these proteins:
- the LOC129946406 gene encoding flotillin-2 isoform X4 has protein sequence MGIEILSFTIKDVYDDVQYLASLGKAQTASVKRDADAGVAEANRDAGIREAECEKTAMDVKYSTDTKIEDNARMYKLQKANFDQEINTAKAESQLAYELQAAKIKQRIRNEEIQIDVVERRKQIEIESQEVQRKDRELISTVRLPAEAESYRVQTIAQGKREQTIECARAEAERIRKIGQAEAHAIELVGKADAERMKMKAAVYKQYGDAAIMNIVLESLPKIAAEIAAPLAKTEEIVLIGGNDNITNDVARLCGQLPPTINALTGVDLSKVLSKIPGAKA, from the exons ATGGGTATTGAAATTCTATCCTTTACCATCAAGGATGTCTACGATGATGTTCAGTACTTGGCATCGCTGGGTAAAGCTCAGACAGCTAGTGTCAAACGAGACGCCGATGCTGGTGTGGCGGAAGCAAATCGTGATGCTGGCATCCGGGAAGCCGAATGCGAAAAAACTGCTATGGATGTTAAATACTCGACAGATACGAAAATAGAAGATAATGCTCGAATGTATAAGCTTCAGAAAGCTAATTTCGATCAAGAAATTAATACAGCT aaAGCTGAATCTCAATTGGCATATGAATTACAAGCAGCGAAAATCAAACAGAGAATTCGTAATGAAGAAATTCAAATCGATGTTGTGGAACGTAGAAAACAAATCGAAATCGAATCTCAGGAGGTGCAACGTAAGGATCGTGAACTTATTTCAACAGTTCGATTGCCAGCCGAAGCAGAAAGTTATCGTGTGCAAACAATTGCACAAGGTAAACG CGAACAAACTATTGAATGTGCTCGAGCTGAAGCTGAAAGAATACGTAAGATTGGTCAAGCTGAAGCGCATGCTATTGAATTGGTTGGTAAAGCCGATGCTGAACGAATGAAGATGAAAGCCGCAGTTTACAAACAATATGGAGATGCAGCTATCATGAATATTGTTCTTGAATCGCTACCTAAG atTGCTGCTGAGATTGCTGCCCCATTAGCTAAGACCGAAGAAATTGTCCTAATAGGCGGCAACGATAATATAACGAACGATGTCGCCCGTTTATGTGGACAACTGCCACCAACCATTAATGCACTTACTGGTGTTGATCTAtcaaaagttctatcaaaaatACCCGGAGCAAAGGCGTGA